A genomic stretch from Antarcticibacterium flavum includes:
- a CDS encoding DUF5686 and carboxypeptidase regulatory-like domain-containing protein gives MTGKFPLFYIFLLFSPALFAQITGTVTDEENLPLPYVNIYTADGTRGTTTNEEGDYELKISTPGTYDLVFQFLGFETLRKKVDVQNFPFRLDISLKAETTSLDEVTVNSGENPANKIMRNAIAARQANLARIKEYTADYYSRGLWRMENVPERILGQEIGDLGGNLDSTRSGIIYLSETISEIAYRAPDSFKEKIIASKVSGNDNGFSLNSAQESNFSFYNNTIDLNAKIVSPVADYAFNYYNYKLEGAFYDDTGNLINKIEVTPKRPKDKVFYGSIYIIEDSWEIYGVELNTTGEAIQFPPIEVLTFRQNFKYSEDYGFWVKISQTVDFSFDMFGISGDGRFTAVYSNYDFSPQLKNTFSREVLSFAEAANKKDSLYWQTVRPVPLTAEEITDYVRKDSIQEKRNSKVYLDSVDAVRNKLGLGDLLFGYSHSNSYEKEYFNISSPLFGTHFNTVQGWNSEVDISFRKNQDDSFGKYWRAFSNINYGFSDERLRITGGFQKKFNNISKPILTASGGVEAAQINNTIPISERLNDITSLLFQRNYLKLYERRFAEVAWQQELFNGFRVFTDLSYQQRLPLFNTTNQAWRNRENVEYTSNNPLQPDNYGSAAFVDHDIFKFNFTGQINFGQKYMSYPDGKFNIPSNKYPTLYLAYEKGFGASVDNYNFDQVRAALRQDVSLGNKGTFKYNLKGGTFLSGNDIAYLDYQHFNGNQTRVGNGSYINEFHLLPYYALSTNGNYFEAHAEQDFKGWILGKIPGINRLNYNLILGAHFLATETNKPYAEYSVGIDNLGFGKYRLLRLDYVVSEFEGNREGAFIFGLKFLGILE, from the coding sequence ATGACAGGTAAATTCCCATTATTCTACATTTTTTTGTTATTCTCTCCTGCCCTGTTCGCGCAAATTACAGGCACCGTGACAGATGAGGAAAATCTGCCGCTCCCCTATGTAAATATTTACACTGCCGATGGGACCAGGGGCACAACTACCAATGAGGAGGGGGATTACGAACTAAAGATAAGCACTCCCGGTACTTATGACCTGGTATTCCAGTTCCTGGGGTTTGAAACACTTCGGAAAAAGGTAGATGTTCAAAACTTTCCTTTCCGGCTGGACATTAGTTTAAAAGCAGAAACTACCAGCCTGGACGAGGTAACGGTTAATTCCGGAGAGAATCCTGCCAATAAGATCATGCGCAATGCCATTGCGGCGAGACAGGCGAACCTGGCAAGGATCAAGGAATACACTGCCGACTATTATTCCCGTGGCCTATGGCGAATGGAAAATGTGCCAGAGAGGATCCTGGGGCAGGAAATAGGCGACCTGGGAGGAAACCTGGATTCCACCCGAAGCGGGATCATCTATCTCAGCGAGACCATTTCAGAAATCGCATACCGCGCTCCGGACAGTTTTAAGGAGAAGATCATCGCCTCCAAAGTGAGCGGTAATGACAATGGTTTCAGCTTAAATTCTGCACAGGAATCAAATTTCAGTTTTTACAACAACACCATAGACCTCAACGCAAAGATCGTATCCCCGGTGGCCGACTATGCCTTCAATTATTACAATTACAAGCTCGAAGGTGCCTTTTATGATGACACCGGGAACCTCATCAATAAGATCGAAGTAACCCCAAAGCGGCCAAAAGACAAGGTTTTTTACGGATCTATTTATATTATCGAGGACAGCTGGGAGATCTATGGGGTGGAGTTAAACACCACCGGGGAAGCCATACAGTTTCCGCCAATAGAAGTACTCACTTTTAGACAAAATTTTAAATATTCTGAAGATTACGGCTTTTGGGTCAAGATCTCTCAAACAGTAGACTTTAGTTTTGATATGTTCGGCATTTCCGGCGACGGAAGGTTTACCGCGGTTTACAGCAATTACGATTTTAGTCCGCAACTAAAAAATACCTTCTCCCGTGAGGTATTGTCCTTTGCTGAAGCTGCCAACAAAAAAGATTCCCTCTACTGGCAAACCGTTCGCCCCGTGCCGCTAACTGCAGAGGAGATCACAGATTACGTACGCAAAGATAGCATTCAGGAAAAGCGAAATTCTAAAGTCTATCTGGATTCGGTGGATGCGGTGAGGAATAAGTTGGGATTGGGCGATTTGCTGTTTGGCTATAGTCACAGCAACTCCTATGAAAAGGAATATTTCAATATAAGCTCTCCCCTCTTCGGCACACATTTCAATACGGTGCAGGGCTGGAATTCTGAAGTGGATATAAGCTTCAGAAAAAACCAGGATGACAGCTTCGGAAAATACTGGAGGGCCTTCAGCAACATCAACTACGGTTTCAGCGATGAAAGGCTGCGGATAACAGGTGGTTTTCAGAAGAAATTCAATAATATTTCGAAGCCTATTCTCACGGCTTCCGGCGGAGTTGAAGCAGCGCAGATCAACAATACTATTCCTATTTCTGAAAGGCTGAACGACATTACTAGTCTGCTGTTTCAGCGAAATTATTTGAAACTCTACGAGCGCAGATTTGCTGAAGTTGCCTGGCAGCAGGAGCTTTTTAACGGGTTCAGGGTGTTCACAGATCTTAGCTACCAGCAGCGCTTGCCGCTTTTTAATACTACCAATCAGGCCTGGCGCAACCGGGAGAATGTGGAATACACCTCCAACAACCCATTGCAGCCGGATAATTATGGGTCGGCAGCCTTCGTTGACCACGATATCTTCAAATTTAATTTCACCGGACAGATCAATTTTGGGCAGAAATACATGAGTTACCCCGATGGGAAATTCAACATCCCTTCCAATAAATATCCCACGCTGTACCTGGCTTATGAAAAAGGATTTGGGGCGAGTGTGGATAACTACAATTTTGACCAGGTGCGGGCGGCATTGCGGCAGGATGTGAGCCTTGGCAACAAAGGGACCTTTAAATATAATTTGAAGGGAGGCACATTTTTAAGCGGAAATGACATAGCTTATTTAGACTATCAGCACTTCAACGGCAACCAAACCCGGGTGGGGAATGGCAGCTACATCAATGAATTCCACCTGCTCCCCTACTATGCCCTGAGCACCAACGGCAATTACTTTGAGGCACATGCCGAGCAGGATTTCAAGGGTTGGATCCTGGGCAAGATCCCCGGGATAAACAGGCTTAACTACAACCTCATCCTTGGCGCCCACTTTCTCGCCACAGAAACCAACAAACCCTACGCAGAGTATTCTGTAGGCATCGACAATCTGGGCTTCGGCAAATACCGCCTCCTGCGCCTGGATTATGTAGTTTCTGAATTTGAGGGGAACCGGGAAGGAGCGTTTATTTTTGGGTTGAAGTTTCTTGGGATCCTTGAGTAG